TTATAAGTAAACAGCAATTGCAAATTCATAGATAACATTAGtgcaaaaacaaaaaggaaCACTTAGGAGAGACCAAATCTAGGTATTTCTGCCTATTATGAAATTATTATTTCAACAAGACTGCGATTTTAGCCTAAAGAAATGAATAGAACAGCCCTACCATATTCACAGTAAGAACTATCAgatatgttttttcttttttcttttttcttttcttctttcataATAAGAAACCAACTTCCATTAAGCAAATAAAGGCATCCGCCAACTAGCACCCGAGAGTGCTAATGATCACAAAGTCAGTGGTTTGAATCCCCTACTTTAAAATAAAGACATCCTCCACCCACACAGTCATGACTCATAACTAGTACATGTTCTTCAACTaacaactaaaataaatatttatctaTAATGGGAAACTTTCAAGCTAAGCGTATGCACATTTCGAGAAAATTAATAGGACAAAGGTATGACCTACTGCATTTTACATTAAACAATTCATAtgattgggaaaaaaaaaaaaaaaaaaaaaaaaaccctttgcTTAGTATCTTACATAGATCCACTAGGGTTTGAACCCAAAATCACAAAACCATTTGAAACTTGCTTATTTTGACCATGAGACCAACCCATGGAGGTTACCTCCAGTGCATACTGTTGAGATCTTAGAAAATTATTGTTATCGTCTCTCAAAGTGATCTACTACACTTGctcacactttttttttccttctttttttaagaagaaacaacttttttattgatttaatggAAAGATATAAAATGTTCAAGAATATAAACTCCAATTTGGAAGGAAAAGAACAAAACATCCAACTAAGCTAATGacaaaaagatatatataagaaaaaattgGCAAAACAAGCTCTCCAAGAACAAAAAGGACCGAACCAAACACAGACCCtgaaaaatcaaagaagaaaacTCCAAAAGGAAAGCCACAGCCGCAAACGCCAAAGAGGAAAGGAGCAAGGCACCATACCCAATCAACAACGCCAAAAACCTCCAAAGAACAGCCATCAAACTGAACAGTCAACATTCAAAAGCAGAAAGACCACCAACGGGACTATCAAAAGCAAGCTCCAGCCCACAAAATGACTTGGCAGCAGAAAACCAACAATTGCAATAGAACCTTTCGAAAAACCAATCTAACTTTTAAGCTTAATCTCATAAAAGGTAATCTCGGTTACTGCACCATATTGAAAGAGATCTTCCTTAGTGAAGGGAGAACGAAAGTGGAACAATGAACTTGACTTAGAGAGACCCGAAGAAGGCATTGGCTTCATAACAATAGCTTTGAAAGAGGGATCAATTGGAGGAGGGACCTCTAATCCAAATTGTTTATCATCAACACCTCTAATCCAAATTGTTTATCATCAAACAAAAGAACAAAGACCATCTCCAGAAAATCTCCATCTTCTCTAAAATACTAATCATCAGTGTGCAGATTTTCTTAACCAATGTTACAAAAACTAGCAATGGCCTCATTGAAATCCTCAACTTCATCCTCCACCACAACTTTTTGGTCACTAGTTGAATGAACAAGAGAAAAGGGATGGTTAAGGTAAGGCTAGACGCTTGAATTAAATTTGCATGCATTTGGTCACAAAGCAATGAATGAGAATGAGGCTTCTTGGAAACTTAATACAGCAAGAAAACAGAAGGCAGACAGCAGTATACATGTGTGTGTTGGTTTAAGATCCACAACAGTACTACTACCAAAGTTTCTAACAGATCGCTAACTTAACTTAACGAGCCAAGACAGAGCGATGAAGAAGAATagagaaataatattttttgaTACAAAAGTCTTGATTGATTTGAATACATGCAGAATAAGAGACTCAAGTGcagaataaaataaatccttGTAGATAAGCAAAGAGTATTACAATTACAACAATGAAATGCACGCATTCAAAATTCAACAACCTGCTCTGCTCCTGGGTAACACTATAGCTGTTCATAACTAGAAAGCCTCTCTCTCTGATCATTCAACATTAATGTTTCTCAGTCCAAAACATTAAAGGAAATAGTACATGTAAAATCGTTGGTCATCCAGGAGGCAACAAAAAATGTAAAACTCCTTCAATAACCATAGAACGCACATGGGATTTTTAAATGCCAAAAGTGAGGAATGCAAATATTGATGCTTGGTAAAGTTAATTTGGTCAATATATTCCTTTTGGAGTATTTGTTCCAACTATCAACATACATCAATAGTCTAATAAACCAAACAGAATTCCAGTCTCACCTAATACTAAATTTCTCTCATTAACATAGCAAAGAAGAGATGGGGGAAAAGTCGATCAAATCTATCAATCCATTGACAACATTAAATATATTGAACACAAAATAGAATTATCAAATTCATCCGGGAGACAACAAAAAATGTAAGACTCCTTCAATGACCATAGAACTTATACAGGATTTTCAAATGACAAAAGTGTGGAATGTAAATATTGATAATCggtaaaattaatttggtcaaTATATTCCTTTGGAGTATGCAGGCTACTATCAAGTAAACCAAACAGAAGGCCACAGTCTCACCAAATACTAAATTTCTCTCATTTGCGTAGTAAACAAGAGAAGATgggggaaaaaaacaaaaaaaggttGATCAAATCTATCAATCCATGGATAACAATGGTAACATACCTCAACAAGCAAAAcccaattaaatttaatgtttcTGTCTAGTGTCCACTTGAACATCTGTCAAACAAAAACCACAAAACAAAACCAGAACAATATCATCAAACTCCAAACAAGTATAAACTATTAAGCTGTATTGTATTGACAAGAGAGCAAAAAATGAATACCCAAGTGAGGATTGGATTCTTTGGAATAGAAATCATTCTTCTCAATGAGAACTTTCAACATTTCATTAGTGAACTTCCGATTATTAGGATCAGTAGGAGACCCATTCTTAGAAtctgaaattgaaagtttggtAAAACAGAAACCACAACCCTGATTAACACTCCCATCAAAACCCCTCTTATCCGAAGAATTTGTTTTTCTAGTACAAgtaacagaagaagaagaacaagaagaagaagcgcTCTTAATCCTCCGACGAAGAATTTGTTTCTTCGCCTTTCGAAATGGATAGAACATCACCTGTTTCGCCTTTCCAAACCCCTTTTTACCCATCTCCATTTTCCGATCATCATCAAACTCATCATGCCTGATTTGTGTATTCGCCATAGTTTTACGAGTCTCGTCGTCTTCATCATCGCCATCGTCATTAGCACCACTGCAACCAACATCTGAGATATTATTCTCAGCATGTCTTGATTCCAACATATAGATATGTAAATTCCCAaactgaaaaagaagaagaaaagggtgAAGAGAACAGAGATTGGGATGGAATTGgattgaattgaattgaagaacAAAATGGGTTCTGATAATTTCTTCAAGAAATCTAAAAATTGAAACTTCCAAGTGATGTGGGTCAGGAATGAACAGAGGCAGGTGGCGCCAATTTTGTGGATTGGAGAGTGATGGGCAAATGGGTTTTTACTTGGATGATTTTATCTTTTTGCCTTTTGTTCAAAGAAAGGTAACAACTGACAATCTGATTTTCtgtctctctttttttattcttcccttttttgaaaatgaaaaatctaTTATGAAATTAAGGAGTTGGAATATgaaagatataatataataataattttatataataataataaataaattataattataattataaaataaccaaaattataaaattggacaatGTAAATTTTAGTGGAATTTGGtgtggatttctcaccaatgaGTATATCATTTTAAGATCCACTATTTATAGAATACTGAATTACTACAAGGCATCATGAATGGTGACACATGGTTTTTGAGATACTAagcaatggacatctatttcgtattataatattcataatactccgCCTTAGatgcctatatatatattaaatatgtctcgttaaaatcttactaggaaaaatccAATGGGAAAAAATCTTAGTAAAGGAAAAAGATTACATAtgtcatataatacatactcctaaaagaatacaatatatttactcccctcatgaaaacatcccTTGAGATCTCTAAGCCGCATTTCAATGTTGTGtgccaatttttcaaaagttgtggttaataatgcctttgtaaataagtctgttaGGTCATCCTacgaacaaatttgttatacaatgatatctcctttaatatatcatccttgatttgggctatgcaagctgtgttgtcttcgtataatatggttggaagatttttattagaagacaagccacatgttttACGAATGTGCCGACTCATtgaccaaaccaaaattaaatcgaattgaatgcttataaaatgctctgataccattgttGGAACATACCATCGTGTAGCGGAAGTGACCGGGATttataagcactctaattcattaattttggcataaatgaaagcatgcttcaGCGGAAATAAATGGATTtcgtgacatacctttgtagaacttcctcaAAGCTTGAATTCCAACTACAAATCTCctctaaatcttgttgtagactaccccaagatcttccctacttttctcttgatgctctagattgagttgtgggactcaaaataagcctgaattaagggaattcaGAGACAAACTCATTGCAACAACCCAgcagaagaacaacttcttcacaCGAATTTTTCAGAGAAATTCTTTCAATTGCATTgcctcaaaatcactccaatctcttcaatatattgcaaaactcatgcaaagagattagcttcatgagatgcagctcatgattggagtaaatgaagaccAAGTTGATGGGTTTAGTATGAGCAACTTGAAGAAGTAATAGAAAAtgcttattttccatttttgtgttttttttcttctttttcaatttctcaaaattgatttcataaatcaatttatttaataaaattaaaaatattattaattttacaaaattaatttcttaacaaaattaataaataattgtttaaacaatttaaataattctaattaatttaatatcaaatattaaattaatttttacacaaattcatcttcatatatttaaatcatatttaaatattaattctccaatttcatttaattctaatttgaacatttcaaattaacttatcacgctagctaatccatttacgagctagtagggatctcacggacctacagatcatgggctccaacggtccgagattaattggctaaactcattagactgaacTAAcacccattcgttaactatgggtgattccactaaagcccatagctgaactcccctaaTTGTAGACATATTAtgtcactcgatataaccatgattagtaagttaacccttcacaggttgttcgtaataacggttgggtcgaatctttgttttacctctgaaattacctcttgttccttaagccccactgatcccctaatgaacaattgatttgtgatccaatcaacaaatcgaatccctttcgggtcaatgagagggtgaggcctcttgttcaagacccagaatcagcacttaaaaggaacaacctctctactaaccctaatcgggtaggagtgaattccattttgcaccctatatccccagctattcatctggtcttatccccaaaatgttaGACTTATTAAGTAGAGacgttggtctactctcaccgtttgcagatcaaaggataatcccgaacaaatagaaatttatagttagctcatgattaagtcaagttacctaagtcatcgctttgaaatagtcagtctcaacgtataaagtaagagtgactggtttcgtggtccgatcttgtacaaaactcatttacacaggacgtccccactcctcatgtcccaacatgaacgaattaggatcatttcgtttgtaacactttacaactctttgtaacaactacagagtaggccgtatccaataatgttaccagaataaggcacccaaccttattcatatactataaaacATTTTGACTATTTGCTCGAACCTGATCctcttgtatgtctctacataaagttcaagtactcatgtaatagtcaagggactttagtttattggatttctaaaaaaaaaaagcaatatattcaataacaacttattgaattttcagaataagttatattgtttacaaaccacgagttttaggatttaaaacccaacatccataaggtccccttcgtagctcaatggattcaaactgaggatcaattcttggtgttgatttgaattgttcaaattgacaagaggtaatttgattatatatgatatgatcagtgtggtgtatgagatgcatctagtggaggattaatgtaaatgagatttacattaagtgtcatgaaatagaaaaaagagttatggtttatatgtttcatgagatgaaatattaaaactgtaggttataaatatattatggtaagttagttatcatttatacttataataatattatttattggataattatctctttttctctaataaccaattgagtaggaggttattagtggtttcatggtaatcgtgagataaaaggaaaaatgttttcctaattttggtaagttaatttgagttttcCAATCTCAAAAATTACTCACAAAATAGTTGtcaaataaataagatttattaaacgatagcttggagttagctaagcgatcgtggagtgttcttgcacgatagacactcagctagacgatgagctaaacaatcgcatagcttttgtagacgatcgcatagcttttactaaacgattgagcatcggcctatacgataggttgtttcatctcccacttgctcaatcattaaCGATTATTCTTCCTCTGGTTTTCTggctctaaccaagtccactcAGAgtccaccctctagattctcacaccgagaataccaaggtaaccttctttgtggtgtcatactcaactcgacacagtcaaggttctgtggaggccattcgcaGTGTTCGAGGTGTTCGTGACCGTGGTGATTGGTTTGTTTgagttcgttgtgttcgtgcagtgtagccgTCATGTTGGACGAACGTTCGTGTTATTGTATTATTGTGATTGAGCGTTCgtgattaaggaacttgaagatgaatcttcaaaggtttgttaattccttcccttgatcatgtagtaaagcatcctgtaatttctgttttatgcataaccatatgtttccttttgtgattttaattgtaacgttcatatacgattgaaatttggaaagatccttttgctgctcatggaaatcctcgtgtccaatttccttcacatgtgtcaacatatcctaccaTCTCCATCATTGGTTGACAATATGAAACTCATGCTTAGCCTTGTGATGCCCTGGAAGTGTCCCTCTATGGAAAGTATTtgcattaatcaatattttggtTAACTCCTAAAAAGGATATGATTGTAGTTTTTGTTTCCAATACTCAGCCTACCCAACGACGACACTTGTTGGGGCAAAACTACAAAATCCAAAAGAATATGTTACACTTTTGAGAACACATTAAAGTTGTTAATGATGTTCTGACTGaataaatgataattaaacatatagaaataagagttatttgatataatgtttggttgagaatgtctcaatcaGTGAAGGAACATTTGACCTACCCTACGATGGCACTTGTTCTAAATTACTAGAGTACCATTGCATTAGACATGATTTATAGggttaataaaatttaatgctAAATTCGAATGGATATTTGATTGCATGCTATtaactaatatattttataaatttcaattttgtatcattTTCTCTCGTGATTTTAACTTTAATTACCAATAtaagtcaaaatttgagaaaaatattaCTTGAAAAAGTACTATTGACACTATTTTAATCGcagttaattttcaaattttgtcttTAATTGAGAAATGTTCTCAAAGTCCTGTTGCCACTTCATGAATTTTTCATGAACCATGTGATTGATAAATCGCAATTGGAGAGATAGCTTATATTTATCTCCTTACTAACGTATTTGATATCAAACGTGGAAGATAAAGGACAAGACAACAAAATATGATATTGAAGTAAATATAAGATAATTATCTAAATAATCTCAAGATTAAGTATTATGTTCCAAGAAAATAAACTACGTGACTAGAGCGATaaggaaatttttttcaaattagcTTGGGGAGTTACacaatgagaaattttggaaataCCTCAATgggaagaaaaaataataatgaaagtaaatttgatttataggATTTTTTGTGGAGAATAAAGATTCGCACCTAGATAGTTAGATAAGGATTCACTATCAAATTTTCTTTAGTACAAttagattttaattgtttgaaaATACTTAATTAATGATGTAAACTGATTTCTACATATTGGCATTGGGAAGCCCATCTCACTTAGTGTGGTGGGAGACATAAGATGTCATAATTGTTACTTATACTGAAAATGGTGTTTTTATCACCATAAGAGAAATTcgatttctcaaaattttattattaagtaATCATAAAGTATGGATGTTTAATGTAATAAAgtgtattttcaaaaattaatatgTTCAGCCTTAAATAAGTACAATTAGTAtgtgttaaaatgtttaacacATACAAATACTATACTGAGAAATTCAGGATTATTGAATCCATAATGGAAAGACAAACTATTTTTTCCTAAAAGACACTTTATTAAAATTACTAGTACAGGTAATTCTCTAAAGGTTATGGTTAGATTACTTTGCATGTATGAAGATCTTGCTTTTCATGTAAGATTATCATTGCACCTTATTGGATAAGGTTACAAGACCAAAGAACATGTTTGGTTTACACATTCGGATTTCACAGTGAGGGCATTAGTTCTTCGGGAATTCGAACTACAAATGCCAATATAAAAGTGATGGGAAATGAAACGATGGCTTGAATttacaaaataagagaaaggaAATGAAAGGGATATGGGTGAACCTGTTGAAAGTTTGCAAAGGACACCAGAGCGACGAAGGACACAGGAGCGGTGAACGGCAGGCGAGCAGCGAACGAGAGGGGAGCAGTGAACGCCACACGAACGACAAATGACACGAGAACAACGAACGGCAAGCAAACAGCAGGCGAACGCCAGGCGAGCGGCGAATGATCGAGAGGGGAGTGTCGGCTAGGGTTTTTAAGAATGGGATTGTTGGGGTTATTGGGGAAGAAGAAAGGCTTCTGCCCGATTTGGGTGTTATACTTGATCTGGTCTCCTGCTGGCTATCAACGGCCATCGGGAGATCCGTCAGGAGTTCCTAGGAACTCCCGACGAATAAATTACAGTGTCGAGAGTTACTATAGCTCCCAACGGGTAATGTCCCACCATCGGGAGATAGACCTATCTCCCGACGGTTCCTTACGTCATCGGGAGAGACCCTGTCTTCGACGATCGACCTACCGACGGCGGATTTAGGCATCAGAGGAgcttctttttcttgtagtgtggtatgatgaatgtaaaagccgaacaaacattgtaaatatgtcATCAATCTTATTGATGAATATTTAGTGTATGAGTATTTTTATCTAGTGCAGCTAAAGTCTTTTCTTTGATGAGTTCAAAGAagttaaaataaagtt
This DNA window, taken from Benincasa hispida cultivar B227 chromosome 6, ASM972705v1, whole genome shotgun sequence, encodes the following:
- the LOC120080390 gene encoding uncharacterized protein LOC120080390; this translates as MLESRHAENNISDVGCSGANDDGDDEDDETRKTMANTQIRHDEFDDDRKMEMGKKGFGKAKQVMFYPFRKAKKQILRRRIKSASSSCSSSSVTCTRKTNSSDKRGFDGSVNQGCGFCFTKLSISDSKNGSPTDPNNRKFTNEMLKVLIEKNDFYSKESNPHLDVQVDTRQKH